A window of the Flavobacterium sangjuense genome harbors these coding sequences:
- a CDS encoding thioredoxin family protein, with amino-acid sequence MKYIIEKSLSQSYSYADYRNQIKNLLKEGKSTGNEQSEALTHYSELNETRMNRLEKTIVVADEYVQKLQQLKREYIWLVISEGWCGDSAQIVPVIYKMAQVSPKVELKLVFRDENDDLMKLFLTNGTRSIPKLIVLDKNTLEVLGEFGARPIGAKQLILDYKAQHGVVDDKGKTALHMWYLHDKGLSIQKEIMELMARLELE; translated from the coding sequence ATGAAATACATTATAGAAAAAAGTCTTTCGCAAAGTTATAGTTATGCGGATTATAGAAATCAAATCAAAAACTTATTAAAAGAAGGCAAATCAACGGGTAACGAACAATCGGAAGCGTTGACACATTATAGCGAACTGAACGAAACCAGAATGAATCGTTTAGAGAAAACTATAGTGGTTGCTGATGAATATGTGCAAAAACTGCAGCAGTTGAAACGCGAATATATCTGGTTAGTAATTTCAGAAGGTTGGTGTGGCGATTCGGCACAAATTGTTCCGGTGATTTATAAAATGGCACAAGTTTCCCCGAAAGTTGAATTGAAATTGGTTTTTCGTGATGAAAATGATGATTTGATGAAACTCTTTTTAACCAATGGAACAAGGTCAATTCCGAAGTTGATTGTTCTTGATAAAAATACGTTAGAAGTTTTAGGTGAATTCGGAGCAAGGCCAATAGGAGCGAAGCAGCTAATTTTAGATTATAAAGCGCAACATGGTGTGGTTGATGACAAAGGGAAAACGGCTTTGCACATGTGGTATTTGCACGATAAAGGATTGTCAATCCAGAAGGAAATTATGGAGTTAATGGCAAGGCTTGAATTAGAATAG
- the truB gene encoding tRNA pseudouridine(55) synthase TruB: MKTAEDFLNGQILLIDKPLTWSSFQAVNKLKYILKRKYDLPKKFKIGHAGTLDPLATGLLIVCTGKFTKRITEIQGQAKEYTGTITVGATTPSYDLETEVDETFPTEHITAELIQETVKQFIGEIDQKPPVFSAIKKDGKRLYEHARAGEEVEISSRKTTIHEFEITKFYMPEIEFRVVCSKGTYIRSLAFDFGKALNSGAHLSVLRRTKIGDFSVENGITPEEFEKKI; this comes from the coding sequence TTGAAAACTGCTGAAGACTTTTTAAACGGTCAAATCCTTTTGATTGACAAACCTTTGACTTGGTCTTCGTTTCAGGCGGTGAACAAATTGAAGTACATTTTAAAACGCAAATACGATCTTCCAAAAAAATTTAAAATTGGTCATGCCGGCACTTTAGATCCTTTGGCAACAGGTTTACTGATTGTCTGCACCGGAAAATTTACCAAGCGAATTACCGAAATTCAAGGGCAAGCCAAAGAATATACCGGAACAATTACCGTTGGAGCAACAACGCCATCATATGATTTAGAAACAGAAGTTGATGAAACTTTCCCGACGGAACATATTACAGCCGAATTAATTCAGGAAACCGTAAAACAATTCATTGGTGAAATCGACCAAAAACCACCTGTTTTTTCAGCCATAAAAAAAGACGGAAAGCGTTTGTACGAACATGCACGTGCTGGCGAAGAAGTTGAAATTTCTTCCCGAAAAACTACCATTCATGAATTTGAAATCACTAAATTTTATATGCCTGAAATAGAATTCAGAGTAGTTTGCAGCAAAGGAACTTATATTCGTTCGTTAGCTTTTGACTTTGGAAAAGCACTAAATTCCGGAGCGCATTTATCAGTCTTACGCCGAACCAAAATTGGAGATTTTTCAGTTGAAAACGGAATTACTCCCGAAGAATTTGAAAAAAAGATCTAA
- a CDS encoding undecaprenyl-diphosphate phosphatase, producing the protein MDYFQAILIAIVEGLTEYLPVSSTAHMIFTSSYFGIQEDDFVKLFQVSIQFGAILAVVVLYWKKFFDFRKINFYIKLACAVIPALVLGKIFDDKIDAVLGNPIPIAIVLIIGGIVLLFVDGRFHTPTVAHEEDISIKKAVTIGFWQCLAMMPGTSRSAASIIGGMQQGLTRETAAEFSFFLAVPTMLAVTTYSLFLKTYEVSQLKGYELLTQSPDNLKMFLVGNIVAFIVAVIAIKFFIGIIKKYGFKPWAYYRIIAGVILLAYFSLNK; encoded by the coding sequence ATGGATTATTTTCAAGCGATACTCATCGCCATTGTTGAAGGTTTAACCGAATACTTACCGGTTTCTTCGACTGCACATATGATTTTTACCAGTTCTTATTTTGGAATTCAGGAAGACGATTTTGTAAAATTATTTCAGGTTTCTATACAGTTTGGAGCAATCTTAGCCGTTGTGGTTTTGTATTGGAAAAAGTTCTTTGACTTCCGCAAAATTAACTTTTATATCAAATTAGCTTGTGCTGTAATTCCGGCCTTGGTTTTAGGGAAAATATTTGATGACAAAATTGACGCCGTACTTGGAAACCCTATTCCAATTGCGATTGTGCTAATCATCGGTGGAATCGTTTTACTTTTCGTAGACGGTCGTTTTCACACTCCAACTGTGGCTCACGAAGAAGACATTTCTATTAAAAAAGCAGTTACGATAGGATTTTGGCAATGTTTAGCAATGATGCCGGGAACAAGTCGTTCTGCTGCTTCCATTATTGGCGGAATGCAACAAGGATTAACCAGAGAAACAGCTGCTGAGTTCTCGTTTTTTTTGGCAGTTCCGACGATGTTGGCAGTTACGACTTACTCTTTATTTTTGAAGACTTATGAAGTGTCTCAATTAAAAGGATATGAACTGTTGACGCAATCTCCTGACAACCTAAAAATGTTTTTGGTTGGTAATATTGTAGCATTTATTGTAGCTGTTATTGCTATCAAATTCTTTATCGGAATCATAAAAAAATACGGTTTCAAACCTTGGGCGTATTACCGAATTATAGCCGGAGTTATTTTACTGGCTTATTTCTCTTTAAACAAATAG
- a CDS encoding DUF3098 domain-containing protein, translating to MKNNEQKPDFLFEKANYKILLIGIAVIALGFILMSGGGSDDPKVFNEDVFSFRRIRLAPTVVLIGFGITIYSIFKKSKAE from the coding sequence ATGAAAAACAACGAGCAAAAACCTGATTTTCTTTTTGAAAAGGCAAACTATAAAATCCTATTAATCGGTATTGCGGTTATTGCTTTGGGATTCATTTTGATGAGTGGCGGCGGAAGTGATGACCCAAAGGTTTTCAACGAAGATGTTTTCAGTTTTAGAAGAATTCGTTTGGCACCAACTGTTGTTTTGATTGGGTTTGGAATTACGATTTATTCTATCTTCAAAAAATCTAAAGCGGAATAA
- a CDS encoding cell division protein FtsX, translating into MLSSFEKFQKRRVITSYFSVVLSIFLVLFLLGILGLFVINSKRLSDNFKEEIAMTVFFKTEASDSTITAFTSELKTAKFAKSFEYVSKEEAAKKHMKVIGEDFMQFLGVNPLQNSFDIHLKADYVTNAGIAKIENRLRKNEMIADIVYDKQLVTLVNDNIKNISMWILIISCVFAFVSVLLINSSLRLSIFANRFIIKTMQMVGATKSFIRKPFIQRSIFLGLIGSALAVFALIGVLVYIQTTFPNLGIMEDKLAITVVLFGVLVLGVVITWISTYFATQRFLNLRTDDLY; encoded by the coding sequence ATGTTATCATCATTTGAAAAGTTTCAGAAACGCAGAGTTATTACTTCCTATTTTTCGGTCGTGTTGAGTATCTTTTTGGTGTTGTTTTTATTGGGGATTTTGGGGCTGTTTGTCATCAATTCCAAACGATTATCAGACAATTTCAAAGAAGAAATTGCAATGACTGTTTTCTTTAAAACTGAAGCTTCCGATTCTACAATAACCGCTTTTACGAGTGAGTTGAAAACAGCAAAATTTGCTAAATCTTTTGAATATGTTTCGAAAGAAGAGGCAGCCAAAAAACACATGAAAGTAATTGGCGAGGATTTTATGCAGTTTTTGGGTGTAAATCCACTTCAGAATTCTTTTGACATTCATTTGAAAGCCGATTATGTTACCAATGCCGGTATTGCTAAAATTGAAAATCGCCTGCGTAAAAATGAGATGATTGCTGATATCGTTTATGACAAGCAATTAGTGACTTTGGTCAATGATAACATCAAAAACATCAGCATGTGGATTTTAATTATCAGTTGTGTTTTTGCCTTTGTTTCGGTATTACTAATAAATAGTTCGTTACGTTTATCAATCTTTGCTAACCGATTTATTATTAAAACCATGCAGATGGTTGGTGCAACCAAATCGTTTATCAGAAAACCTTTTATTCAACGCAGCATTTTTCTGGGATTGATTGGTTCGGCATTAGCTGTATTTGCTTTGATTGGCGTGTTGGTTTACATCCAAACTACGTTCCCAAATCTTGGCATTATGGAAGATAAATTAGCCATTACCGTTGTGCTTTTCGGCGTTTTGGTTTTGGGTGTTGTGATTACCTGGATAAGCACTTACTTTGCCACACAGCGCTTTTTGAATTTGAGAACAGACGATTTGTATTAA
- the leuS gene encoding leucine--tRNA ligase: MKYFHEKTEEKWQQYWAKNQTFAATNNSDKPKYYVLDMFPYPSGAGLHVGHPLGYIASDIVARFKRHKGFNVLHPQGYDSFGLPAEQYAIQTGQHPEKTTRENIARYREQLDKIGFSFDWSREVRTSNADYYKHTQWIFIQLFNSWYNKDTDKAEDISTLIDIFEKAGNATVHAVCDDNIEIFFASEWNDFSSEEKQKRLLQYRLTYLAETEVNWCPALGTVLANDEIVNGVSERGGHPVIRKKMTQWSMRISAYAERLLQGLDTIDWSESIKESQRNWIGKSVGASVDFKLKHHHATISVFTTRPDTIFGVTFMTLAPEHELVSQITSPEQKAAVDAYVEATAKRSERERMADVKTISGVFTGAYAEHPFTKESIPVWIGDYVLAGYGTGAVMAVPAGDERDYAFANFFKGQNGMPEIKNIFNQDISQEAFAAKEGFELTNSDFLNGLGYKAATKKIIEELEKIHHGKGKTNYRLRDAVFSRQRYWGEPFPVYYVNGMPQMIDSKYLPIVLPEVEKYLPTEDGQPPLGNSTKWAWSIVTNEVVDNDKIDNETVFPLELNTMPGWAGSSWYWMRYMDAHNDAEFASKEALKYWESVDLYIGGSEHATGHLLYSRFWNKFLKDKGFAPTEEPFKKLINQGMILGMSAFVYRSEDSKKLYSKGLITGEKVHPIHVDLAVINDITNELDIKAFKNHPLYADYKDAEFILENGKYIVGREVEKMSKSKYNVVNPDDICNDYGADTLRLYEMFLGPLEQAKPWNTAGITGVSGFLKKLWRLYFDDNTGLNISDGEPTADMYKSLHKTIKKVTEDIENFSFNTSVSQFMICVNELSTLKCNHRKILEPLAIVISPYAPHIAEELWSQLGHEGSISTVAFPICEEKYLVESEKEYPVSFNGKMRFTIKLPLDLTVPQIQEIVLADERTIKQLDGRTPNKVIIVPGKVINLVG; the protein is encoded by the coding sequence ATGAAATACTTCCACGAAAAAACCGAAGAAAAATGGCAGCAGTATTGGGCTAAAAACCAAACTTTTGCTGCAACTAATAATTCAGATAAGCCAAAATATTATGTGCTCGATATGTTTCCGTATCCTTCCGGTGCCGGACTTCACGTTGGACATCCGCTGGGTTATATTGCTTCCGATATCGTGGCGCGTTTCAAACGTCACAAAGGATTTAACGTGTTGCATCCGCAAGGTTATGATTCTTTTGGACTTCCGGCAGAACAATACGCGATTCAAACCGGGCAGCATCCCGAAAAAACAACTCGCGAAAATATTGCGCGTTACCGTGAGCAATTAGATAAAATTGGTTTTTCATTCGATTGGAGCAGAGAAGTACGAACCTCTAATGCCGATTATTACAAACATACACAGTGGATTTTCATTCAATTATTTAACTCGTGGTATAACAAGGATACGGACAAAGCTGAAGATATTTCGACTTTGATTGATATTTTTGAAAAAGCCGGTAATGCTACGGTTCATGCGGTTTGTGATGATAATATCGAAATATTTTTTGCTTCGGAATGGAATGATTTTTCATCCGAAGAAAAGCAAAAAAGATTATTGCAATACCGATTAACTTATTTGGCCGAAACCGAAGTAAACTGGTGCCCTGCACTGGGAACCGTTTTGGCAAATGATGAAATCGTAAACGGCGTTTCAGAACGTGGCGGTCATCCGGTTATTCGTAAAAAAATGACTCAATGGTCGATGCGAATTTCAGCTTATGCCGAACGTTTATTGCAAGGTTTAGACACTATCGATTGGAGCGAATCGATTAAAGAATCACAACGCAACTGGATTGGAAAATCGGTTGGAGCTTCGGTAGATTTTAAATTGAAGCATCATCATGCTACTATTTCGGTATTTACTACAAGGCCTGATACGATATTCGGAGTTACATTTATGACATTGGCTCCGGAACACGAATTGGTTTCTCAAATCACAAGTCCGGAACAAAAAGCAGCGGTTGATGCTTATGTTGAAGCTACAGCAAAACGTTCGGAACGTGAAAGAATGGCAGATGTAAAAACCATTTCGGGAGTGTTCACAGGCGCTTATGCCGAACATCCATTTACCAAAGAATCGATTCCGGTTTGGATTGGTGATTACGTTTTGGCTGGTTATGGAACTGGTGCTGTAATGGCGGTTCCTGCCGGTGATGAAAGAGATTATGCTTTTGCCAATTTCTTCAAAGGACAAAACGGAATGCCTGAAATTAAAAATATTTTCAACCAAGATATTTCGCAGGAAGCGTTTGCTGCTAAAGAAGGTTTTGAATTGACAAATTCTGATTTCCTAAACGGATTGGGTTATAAAGCTGCAACCAAAAAAATCATCGAAGAATTGGAAAAAATCCACCACGGAAAAGGTAAAACCAATTACCGTTTGCGCGACGCTGTTTTCTCCCGTCAAAGATATTGGGGCGAACCATTTCCTGTTTATTATGTGAATGGAATGCCGCAAATGATTGATTCAAAATATTTACCAATTGTACTTCCTGAAGTAGAGAAATATTTACCAACAGAAGACGGGCAGCCGCCATTAGGGAATTCAACCAAATGGGCTTGGTCAATCGTTACCAATGAAGTGGTAGATAATGATAAAATTGACAACGAAACGGTATTCCCTTTAGAACTAAACACGATGCCAGGTTGGGCAGGAAGTTCGTGGTATTGGATGCGTTATATGGATGCGCACAATGATGCCGAATTTGCAAGCAAAGAAGCCTTGAAATATTGGGAAAGCGTTGATTTATACATAGGCGGAAGCGAGCACGCAACCGGACATTTATTATACTCGCGTTTTTGGAACAAATTCCTAAAAGACAAAGGTTTTGCACCAACTGAAGAACCATTTAAAAAACTGATTAATCAGGGAATGATTTTAGGGATGAGTGCATTTGTTTATAGAAGCGAAGATTCAAAAAAACTGTATTCAAAAGGATTGATTACTGGTGAAAAAGTTCATCCAATTCACGTTGATTTAGCCGTTATCAATGATATCACTAACGAATTAGATATAAAGGCTTTCAAAAATCATCCGTTATATGCAGATTATAAAGACGCCGAATTCATTTTAGAAAACGGTAAATACATCGTTGGGCGTGAAGTAGAAAAAATGTCGAAATCCAAATATAACGTAGTAAATCCCGATGACATCTGCAACGATTACGGCGCCGATACGTTGCGTTTATACGAAATGTTCCTTGGTCCGTTAGAGCAGGCAAAGCCATGGAATACAGCCGGGATCACAGGAGTTTCAGGTTTCCTTAAAAAACTATGGCGTTTGTATTTTGATGACAATACCGGTTTGAATATCTCTGATGGGGAACCAACAGCTGATATGTACAAATCGCTACATAAAACTATCAAAAAAGTAACTGAAGATATAGAGAATTTCTCGTTCAATACTTCGGTATCACAATTTATGATTTGTGTAAATGAATTGTCTACGCTAAAATGCAACCACCGAAAAATATTGGAACCATTGGCAATCGTAATTTCACCTTATGCGCCGCATATTGCTGAAGAACTGTGGAGTCAATTAGGACACGAAGGTTCAATATCCACTGTTGCTTTTCCAATTTGTGAAGAAAAATATTTAGTAGAATCTGAAAAAGAATATCCGGTTTCCTTTAACGGAAAAATGCGTTTCACAATTAAGCTGCCTTTAGATTTAACCGTTCCGCAAATTCAGGAAATTGTTTTGGCTGACGAAAGAACCATTAAGCAACTTGATGGCAGAACACCCAATAAAGTAATTATCGTTCCGGGGAAAGTGATTAATCTGGTAGGATAA
- a CDS encoding zinc metallopeptidase, with translation MIGYYILLGLIALISFAVSSKLKSKFEEYSHIHLRNGMSGAEIATQMLQDHGIYDVKVISTPGQLTDHYNPADKTVNLSEGVYNQRNASAAAVAAHECGHAVQHATAYNMLQLRSQLVPIVNVSSTLSQWLIIGGLILGAAAHLGFGFYIAVAGLVLMAVATVFSFITLPVEYDASNRALAWLKNKNMLSQQEYAGAEDALKWAARTYVVAAIGALASLLYWALQVFGRRD, from the coding sequence ATGATAGGATATTATATATTACTCGGCTTGATTGCCTTAATCAGTTTTGCAGTAAGCTCGAAACTAAAGAGCAAATTTGAGGAATACTCGCATATTCATTTACGCAACGGAATGTCTGGTGCTGAAATCGCAACACAAATGCTACAAGACCACGGCATTTATGATGTAAAAGTCATTTCAACACCGGGACAATTAACGGATCATTACAATCCGGCGGATAAAACAGTAAATTTAAGTGAAGGCGTTTACAATCAAAGAAACGCGTCAGCTGCGGCAGTTGCGGCACACGAATGCGGTCACGCTGTCCAACATGCGACGGCATATAATATGTTGCAGTTACGCTCACAATTAGTGCCAATTGTAAACGTTTCGTCAACCTTGTCACAATGGTTGATTATTGGTGGGTTAATCCTTGGTGCTGCGGCACATTTGGGCTTTGGATTTTATATCGCTGTAGCCGGATTGGTTTTAATGGCGGTTGCGACTGTCTTTAGTTTTATTACACTGCCAGTTGAATATGATGCGAGCAATAGAGCTTTAGCCTGGCTGAAAAACAAAAACATGCTAAGCCAACAAGAATACGCCGGAGCAGAAGATGCCTTAAAATGGGCTGCACGAACTTATGTGGTTGCAGCAATTGGTGCTTTAGCCTCGCTCTTATATTGGGCGTTGCAGGTTTTTGGAAGAAGAGATTAA
- a CDS encoding NUMOD4 domain-containing protein: protein MIILYANEEFREIETDFPLKYRYAVSNRGRLISFSENFKDGNLLKGSTSDGYKAFRYARTENGKAIRKTLFIYKLVAEFFIPKTSDEQQYVLHLDYVRDNDSVHNLKWATYEEKLEHYKKSPHVINSKKKLIEYNIKADGRKLTTTKVIHLKKILSKPDQKTRIKMLAKQFGISEMQINRIKRGENWSHIKV from the coding sequence ATGATTATACTTTACGCAAACGAAGAATTTCGGGAAATCGAAACGGATTTTCCATTGAAATATAGATATGCTGTTTCCAACAGAGGAAGGCTGATAAGTTTTTCTGAGAACTTTAAAGATGGAAACTTATTAAAAGGTTCTACATCTGATGGCTATAAGGCTTTCCGTTATGCAAGAACTGAAAACGGTAAAGCAATCCGTAAAACCCTTTTCATATACAAACTCGTTGCGGAATTCTTTATTCCGAAAACATCTGATGAGCAACAATATGTATTGCATTTGGATTATGTTAGGGATAATGATTCGGTGCATAATTTGAAATGGGCGACTTATGAGGAGAAGTTAGAGCACTATAAAAAAAGCCCACATGTAATCAATTCCAAGAAAAAACTAATTGAGTACAATATAAAAGCCGACGGCAGAAAATTAACTACGACTAAAGTTATTCATTTAAAAAAGATACTTAGCAAGCCAGATCAAAAAACGCGCATCAAGATGTTGGCGAAACAATTTGGAATAAGTGAAATGCAGATAAACCGAATTAAGCGTGGCGAAAACTGGAGCCACATAAAAGTATAA